The genomic DNA CATCCAGAAGTAATCGTTCAAACCTTGTTGCGGACGTTGATGGAAGTCACGACCAGCCCACATGTAAAGCTCAGGCTGACTTTCAAAGACGTTGGTTACACCAGCGTACATTTTTTTCATGCTTAGGCCGCCGTCATCAGCCCATGCGTCAGCTTCCCAGTGGTCAGCCATGAATACGATGTCCCAGATAGCACCGTTGTCTGCCTGGAAAAGCTTAGCTAACTGAACTTCACCGCCGTTTGCTTCGTTACCTAAACGACCAACAGAGCGACCTGTTGTACCAATGTCTACGTAACGCTCATCACCACTTTTGTAGTGAGCGCCGTAACGAGCATAACCAGAGAAGACGATACCGTCTGGTACATTGGTTTCTGCAGTCAGAACCGCTTGTTGTTGATCATCAACATACTTGATATCACCAACTTGAGATTCCAGCTCTTGGATTCGTTGTTCCAGAGCGGCAAGATCCGTTTCTGCAGCAAAAGAAGAGATTGAAGCAAGCGAAGCCGCCACTGCGACCGTTATTGGCAAAAGCTTAAATTTTTGCATTGTAATTCCCTATTATTTTTTTGAGTTTTCATCGAACAGGGAAATATTAAGCAATGAAAGCGTTGAAAAGTTAGCCGCTGTTCACATTGATAAATTAGCTTGAGAGCCATGAAACTTTTAGAAAAGTCACACCCAAAACTATTAATTTAATATCAAAAACTTAGGACGGGAAACACGTGAAATATCAGCTTGAAATCGCTTTCATTTCATCAATAATGGCGGGGTCTATCACGGAAAAGTGTATGTAAAAATGAAGGAAATATGGTGCAGTTTTGACGGTTTTTCATATATATGAAAAGCCTCAAAATCTAAGGTCGATTTTGAGGCTTTTTAGTCTGAGTCAAACACCCAATTATCTAGAATCAAGCATTATCTAAAACGAATCTAGAGATTCAACGCCCATATTAAACAGCGTAAACGCATAAATATCGGCAGTGAGATCGATCGCTTTACTCAGTGGCATTCCGGCGCCATGGCCCGCATTTACGTCGATACGAATCATCACAGGCGTACCACCTTCATGCTTATCTTGCAGCTCTGCGATAAACTTATAAGAGTGTGCTGGCACCACGCGGTCATCATGATCCGCGGTCGTGACCAAAGTTGCTGGGTAGTCGACACCGCGCACAACGTTATGAACCGGAGAGTAACCAAGCAGGTATTCACACATCTCTTTGCTTTGCGCGGAGGTACCATAGTCGTACGCCCAGCCTTCGCCAGACGTAAAGGTATGGTAACGCAGCATGTCTAGCACCCCAACAGCAGGTAGAGCCACTTGGAAAAGCTCCGGCCTCTGTGTCATACACGTACCCACCAGCAACCCACCGTTAGAGCCGCCACGAATCGCCAACTTGTCACTACTGGTATAGTTCTCGGCGATTAAGAACTCCGCAGCAGCAATGAAGTCATCAAACACATTCTGCTTTTGCTGCTGAGTACCCGCTTTATGCCACGCCTTACCGTACTCACCGCCGCCTCTCAGGTTGGGAACTGCGTACACGCCACCCAATTCTAACCAACTGCCCACCGTCCCCGAGAAAGAAGGCGTTAGGCTGACATTAAAGCCGCCATAGGCGTACAACATGGTTGGGTTATTACCGTCCAGTTTTAGTCCCTTCTTATAAGAGATAAGCATCGGAACCTGAGTGCCATCTTTTGAGGTATAAAAGACCTGTTTAGACTCAAACTTATCCGATTCAAACGGTGACTCAGAGCGCTGATAAACTTCTGAACTGCCCGACTCAATATCAAAAGAGAAAATGGTTGGCGGCGTAACATAGTTGGTAAAGGTGTAATAAAGCTGAGTTTGCTCTTTCTTACCACCTAAGCCACTGGCCGTTCCCAATCCAGGCAAATGGATTTCCCGAACTAGGTTGCCTTGGTAATCCAGCTGATCAATTTTGGATACTACGTCCACCATGTAGTGCGCGAACAAGTACCCCCCACCTGTACTGATGTCTAACGGCTGCGGCTTTTCTGAGATGATATCTCGCCAATGCTCAGTGCCGCTATCAAAGCTCACAACCTTGCCATTCGGCGCATCAAGGTTGGTGTATAGAATGAAGTTCTCACCTTGATTATCGATGAGATACGTATCGCTATCCACATGATCAATCAGTGTGTTCAAAGACTGCTCTGATGATTTTAAATCGATATAGAACAGTCGATTACCTGAAGTCGACTCCTTGCCGAGGATGATCAAGTATCGATCGTCTTCAGTGGTGTAGCCAGACACATAGCGGTGTTGCTCATCGTTGCTTTCGCCAAAGATCACCTTGTCGCTAGCTTGCTCTGTGCCCAACTCATGGAAGTACAGCTTGTGTTGTTCTGTACGAGCTGAAAGTTCACTACCGTCAGGCTTATCGTAACTGGAGTAGTAAAAACCGCGATTGCCTAACCAAGAAATGCCAGTAAATTTGGCGTCGGTAATTTCCGTTTCGAGCTGCTGCTTAGTCTCAGTTTCAATCACGAAGATCTTACGCCAATCACTGCCACCCTCAGAAATACTGTACGCCACTAAGCTATAGTCTTTCGAAAACGATACCGAGCCCAGAGATGTCGTGCCATCTTCCGAGAAAGTGTTCGGGTCTAGGAATACTTCAACCGGCTGCCCCTCTCTCTGACGATAGAGAATGCTGTGGTTCTGCAAGCCATCATTCTTATAGAAGTAGGTGTAGTCACCTCGGACAAACGGCTGCGAGCTCTTTTTGTAGTCTTGCGCTTTTGCCAGTCGCGCTCGCAGTTCCGCGCGATACGGAATTTGAGCAAGGTAATCAAACGTGACTGCATTCTGGTTCGCTACCCACTCTGCAGTTTGGTCACTTCTGTCATCTTCTAACCAGCGATATGGGTCTTCGATTATCTGACCAAAATAGTCATCGCTGACGATCTGCTTATTGGTGATTGGATATTGATACTCTTTTAAATAGCTCATCGTGATCCTTATTAAAAATAGTGAGAAATCGTCAGATAACGAGTTCTGATGTGTTCAATCAATAACTTAATCTTGTTGGGCGGCTGGCGCGTAAAAGGGTACACCGCATAAATACCGAGCTTCTTACCCACTAAGTCAGGGAAGATATCCACCAGCTGACCGTTACGAATATCGTGATAAACCAGACAACGCGGCACGTACGCAACGCCATGTCCACCCAGCGCAGCTTTTCTTAATGCAGTCGCGTTGTCTGTCGAGAAAGAGCCCGAAACACGCACGATATATTTGTCGTTGTCTGTACAACCGTCTTTGCTATACAGAAACTGCCACTCACTCGCCCCTGTGGTTTGATAGGCGTATTGCAAGCAGTTGTGCTCCACTAAGTCTTTGGGCTGCATCGGTTTACCGTTCTTGGCGATATAAGAGGGCGAGGCACACACCACCCATTGAGAATCCAATATGTGTCGTGCAATTAAGCTGGAGTCTTCTAGGTAACCGGTACGAATCACCAAGTCCAAACCATCTTCTACTAAGTCAACAAAGCGATTGTCCAGTGACATATCGACTGTTAAA from Vibrio chagasii includes the following:
- a CDS encoding LysR family transcriptional regulator encodes the protein MRADDLILFSQVVELGSFSKVAEQNNLTNSVVSKRIARLEEEIGVQLLYRTTRKLTLTEAGKAILHGAKNVKQATQEAMDAVSGFGENVSGHIKMSVPTISGDLILADAVAEFCNMHPGLTVDMSLDNRFVDLVEDGLDLVIRTGYLEDSSLIARHILDSQWVVCASPSYIAKNGKPMQPKDLVEHNCLQYAYQTTGASEWQFLYSKDGCTDNDKYIVRVSGSFSTDNATALRKAALGGHGVAYVPRCLVYHDIRNGQLVDIFPDLVGKKLGIYAVYPFTRQPPNKIKLLIEHIRTRYLTISHYF
- a CDS encoding prolyl oligopeptidase family serine peptidase — its product is MSYLKEYQYPITNKQIVSDDYFGQIIEDPYRWLEDDRSDQTAEWVANQNAVTFDYLAQIPYRAELRARLAKAQDYKKSSQPFVRGDYTYFYKNDGLQNHSILYRQREGQPVEVFLDPNTFSEDGTTSLGSVSFSKDYSLVAYSISEGGSDWRKIFVIETETKQQLETEITDAKFTGISWLGNRGFYYSSYDKPDGSELSARTEQHKLYFHELGTEQASDKVIFGESNDEQHRYVSGYTTEDDRYLIILGKESTSGNRLFYIDLKSSEQSLNTLIDHVDSDTYLIDNQGENFILYTNLDAPNGKVVSFDSGTEHWRDIISEKPQPLDISTGGGYLFAHYMVDVVSKIDQLDYQGNLVREIHLPGLGTASGLGGKKEQTQLYYTFTNYVTPPTIFSFDIESGSSEVYQRSESPFESDKFESKQVFYTSKDGTQVPMLISYKKGLKLDGNNPTMLYAYGGFNVSLTPSFSGTVGSWLELGGVYAVPNLRGGGEYGKAWHKAGTQQQKQNVFDDFIAAAEFLIAENYTSSDKLAIRGGSNGGLLVGTCMTQRPELFQVALPAVGVLDMLRYHTFTSGEGWAYDYGTSAQSKEMCEYLLGYSPVHNVVRGVDYPATLVTTADHDDRVVPAHSYKFIAELQDKHEGGTPVMIRIDVNAGHGAGMPLSKAIDLTADIYAFTLFNMGVESLDSF